The nucleotide window TCGGAGTTCACGGAGATGATGATTCCTGAATCCTGCATGCCGGCGAGGTGCTGAATCTGGCCGGAGATACCGCAGGCGATATACACCTTCGGGCGTACGGTCACGCCGGTCTGGCCAATCTGGCGGTCATGATCGGCAAAGCCCGCGTCGATAGCGGCACGGCTTGCGCCCACTTCGGCGTGGAGTTCCTTCGCCAGTTCGAACAGCATGTCGAAGTTTTCCTTGGAGCCCATGCCGTAACCACCGGCCACCACGATGGGTGCACCCTTGAGGTTGTGCTTGGCCTTTTCCACATGGCGTTCGAGCACCTTGACCACGTATTCCGTTTCCGGCACGTACTTGGCCACGTCGTGCTTGATGACTTCGCCCTTGTAGTTCGGGTCCACGATTTCCTTCTTCATCACGCCTTCGCGCACCGTCGCCATCTGCGGGCGGTGTTCCGGGTTCACGATGGTAGCAACGATGTTGCCGCCGAACGCCGGGCGAATCTGGCAGAGCTGGTTTTCGTAGAACTTCTTCACGCCACCGATGCTCATTTCGAAGCTGTCGATTTCGAGTTCGGTACAGTCGGCGGTAAGGCCGCTGTGCATGGCGCTGGAGATGCGCGGGCCGAGGTCACGGCCAATCACCGTTGCACCGAGCAGGCAAATCTGCGGCTGCTCTTCCTTGAAGAGGTTCACCACGAGCGATGCGTGCGGGTTGGTGGTGTAGGGGAAGAGCCCTTCGGCGTCGAACACATGGACCTTGTCCACACCGTAGGGGAACACCTGCTTTTCAATGCCATCGAGGCCCTTGCCTGCGCAAATGCATTCGAGCTGAACGCCGAGCGTGTTGGCGAGCTTGCGGCCCTTGGACAAAAGTTCGAGGGAAACATCGACAACGGTCGTGCCCTCAATTTCGCAATATACAAATACGTTATTCATAGGCTAGCCAATAATCTTCCCGTCTAAAAGTTCCTTGATAAGTCCTTCGACGTCGGCGTCGCTTGCGGTGAGCGTGCGGCTTTCCTTCGCCTTGAACACGATGTTCTTGACAGCCTTCACGTTCGTCGGCGAACCGGCCTTACCGATCTGGGCTGGGTCTGCGTTGATGTCGGCGGCGCCCCACTGCGGAATGTTCAGGTAGGGCTTCTTCGCGATGAGGGCTTCATACTTTTCGGCGTCTTCCGGCTTGCGTTCGGCAACCACCGTCGCGTTCTTGAACTTCATGAGACGCTTTGCGTTGCGCGGACGGCACGGGGCCGCACTTCCGTTCACGGTCACGACCAGCGGGAGCGGTGCTTCCACCGTTTCCACGCCACCGTCGATGTGGCGGCGGATCACGACCTTACGGGCCTTTTCGTCGAGGGAGAGGATTTCTTCGGCGTAGGTCACCTGGGTGAGGCCGAGCTTTTCTGCAATCTGCGGACCGACCTGTGCGGTATCGCCGTCGATAGCCTGGCGGCCACCGAGAATAATGTCGTAGTCGCCAATCTTCTTGACGGCCTGGGCGAGCGTGTAGCTCGTAGCGAGAGTGTCAGCACCACCGAGCGGACGGTCCGTCACCACGAAACCTTCGTCGGCACCGCGGTACAGAGCTTCGCGGACGACTTCGGCAGACTTCGGGAGACCCATCGTCAGCACAGAAATGGTGGAACCCGGGAACTGGTCCTTCAAACGAAGGGCTTGCTCCAGGGCGTTCAGGTCTTCGGGGTTGAAGACCGCGGGCAATGCGGCACGATTGATGGTTCCCTGCTCCGTCATGGCATCGGGGCCCACGTTTCGTGTATCAGGTACTTGCTTAGCAAGCACAACGATTTTAAGACTCATATTTCCTAACTATTGAATTTACGGTTAATGTTTAGTTGGGGTACAAGATAGCAATTATAAAGGAGCGGAGAGTGCTGTGCCCCCCGCTATGCTCCCGTTAGTATAGAGTAAGAAAATGATAATTATTTTGTAAGTTTTATTCAGTAGTGGTTCTGATGCACTCGCC belongs to Fibrobacter sp. UWB15 and includes:
- a CDS encoding electron transfer flavoprotein subunit alpha/FixB family protein: MNNVFVYCEIEGTTVVDVSLELLSKGRKLANTLGVQLECICAGKGLDGIEKQVFPYGVDKVHVFDAEGLFPYTTNPHASLVVNLFKEEQPQICLLGATVIGRDLGPRISSAMHSGLTADCTELEIDSFEMSIGGVKKFYENQLCQIRPAFGGNIVATIVNPEHRPQMATVREGVMKKEIVDPNYKGEVIKHDVAKYVPETEYVVKVLERHVEKAKHNLKGAPIVVAGGYGMGSKENFDMLFELAKELHAEVGASRAAIDAGFADHDRQIGQTGVTVRPKVYIACGISGQIQHLAGMQDSGIIISVNS
- a CDS encoding electron transfer flavoprotein subunit beta/FixA family protein, producing MSLKIVVLAKQVPDTRNVGPDAMTEQGTINRAALPAVFNPEDLNALEQALRLKDQFPGSTISVLTMGLPKSAEVVREALYRGADEGFVVTDRPLGGADTLATSYTLAQAVKKIGDYDIILGGRQAIDGDTAQVGPQIAEKLGLTQVTYAEEILSLDEKARKVVIRRHIDGGVETVEAPLPLVVTVNGSAAPCRPRNAKRLMKFKNATVVAERKPEDAEKYEALIAKKPYLNIPQWGAADINADPAQIGKAGSPTNVKAVKNIVFKAKESRTLTASDADVEGLIKELLDGKIIG